From the Trichocoleus desertorum ATA4-8-CV12 genome, one window contains:
- a CDS encoding WD40 repeat domain-containing protein, protein MKHPSPSFPLRVFLHKRLAFWGAVCIGVVCPIQGVSISQALPAPPVASEVAANTVTNAPTSGDWRQPQLVQTLEGHKGAVDVLLFSPDGQTLFSGGSYNDARIKVWNLQRGREAMTLRVHQTMVASLALTPDGQTLASGGTDYILNLWNLKTKQSTRIFLDHSSHILALAISPDGQTLVSGGLDGIKLWDLQRQRPLYTLEDERHEVYSLAISPSGQYLASGEDNGVVKLWDLASGQLLQTLPGHTGVVNSLAFTPDSSSLISASRDTTIKVWNPETGELRQTLAGHNNWVTDVEVNPNGRILASAGRDAVRLWNLETGEMITTLTGHTDWVQSVAFSPDGQTLASGGSDRLIQVWRDGVLAPAK, encoded by the coding sequence ATGAAACACCCGTCTCCCAGCTTTCCTCTGCGTGTATTTCTTCATAAGCGGTTGGCATTTTGGGGAGCAGTTTGCATCGGGGTAGTCTGCCCTATACAAGGCGTTAGCATCAGTCAAGCTCTACCCGCACCTCCTGTAGCGAGTGAAGTAGCCGCTAACACCGTCACGAATGCCCCCACTAGTGGCGATTGGAGACAACCCCAGTTAGTTCAGACCCTTGAAGGACATAAAGGAGCAGTTGATGTGCTTTTATTTAGTCCAGATGGTCAGACGCTATTTAGTGGCGGTAGCTACAACGACGCCAGAATTAAGGTTTGGAATCTCCAGCGCGGCAGAGAGGCAATGACGTTGCGAGTCCATCAGACAATGGTGGCATCGCTAGCCCTGACTCCGGATGGTCAAACCTTAGCTAGCGGTGGTACCGACTATATTTTGAACCTTTGGAATCTGAAGACAAAACAATCGACTCGTATTTTCTTAGACCACTCCAGCCACATTTTGGCACTCGCTATTAGTCCTGACGGTCAAACCTTAGTCAGCGGCGGTTTAGACGGAATTAAACTCTGGGATTTACAAAGACAACGCCCTTTGTACACGCTTGAGGATGAGCGCCATGAAGTATATTCCCTAGCCATTAGTCCTTCTGGGCAATACCTAGCTAGCGGAGAAGACAATGGCGTGGTGAAGCTGTGGGATTTGGCCAGTGGGCAGCTACTACAAACCCTCCCAGGCCACACAGGGGTGGTTAACTCTCTAGCCTTTACACCCGACAGTTCATCCTTAATCAGCGCTAGTCGAGATACAACCATTAAAGTCTGGAATCCAGAAACGGGCGAATTGCGACAAACTCTAGCGGGACATAACAATTGGGTCACTGATGTTGAGGTGAACCCTAACGGCAGAATCTTAGCCAGTGCGGGTCGAGACGCGGTTAGACTGTGGAATCTGGAGACAGGAGAAATGATTACTACCCTGACTGGGCATACAGATTGGGTACAGTCGGTTGCCTTCAGCCCTGACGGCCAAACTCTGGCCAGCGGTGGTTCTGATCGGTTGATTCAAGTGTGGCGAGATGGAGTCTTAGCTCCCGCTAAATAG
- a CDS encoding heavy metal-responsive transcriptional regulator: MAPTIKQLLKIGEVATQSGLPVKTIRYYEEIGLLTPTVERSEVGYRLFDRSVLNRLAFIKRAQALGLSLSEIHEVLGVHDQGQLPCGEVKQRLQTKLAAIAQQIEALKTLEDELQGILSGWEEQPPVHRIHQTICPNIQSNYETPVSQLSSACISS; this comes from the coding sequence ATGGCTCCGACTATCAAGCAACTCCTTAAGATCGGTGAGGTTGCCACTCAGAGTGGGTTACCTGTCAAAACGATTCGTTACTACGAAGAAATTGGCTTACTGACGCCAACTGTGGAACGTTCTGAGGTAGGGTATCGTCTGTTTGACCGTTCAGTGCTGAATCGCTTGGCTTTTATTAAGCGGGCTCAAGCTTTAGGGTTGAGCTTAAGTGAAATTCATGAGGTTTTGGGTGTGCACGACCAGGGACAACTGCCTTGTGGTGAAGTCAAGCAACGCTTGCAGACTAAGTTGGCTGCGATCGCTCAGCAAATCGAAGCGCTCAAAACTCTAGAAGATGAACTACAAGGAATTCTTTCGGGTTGGGAAGAACAGCCCCCAGTCCATCGGATTCATCAAACAATCTGCCCCAATATTCAATCGAACTATGAAACACCCGTCTCCCAGCTTTCCTCTGCGTGTATTTCTTCATAA
- the ald gene encoding alanine dehydrogenase, whose protein sequence is MEIGVPKETKDQEFRVGLSPSSVRVLADNGHTLFVETQAGMGAGFTDADYVQVGARIVPSAEAAWNRELVIKVKEPLSPEYQFLQKGQLLFTYLHLAADRELTEHLISSGVTAIAYETVETPDRKLPLLTPMSIIAGRLSVQFGARFLERQQGGRGVLLGGVPGVRPGQVVILGGGVVGTEAARIAVGLGAQVQILDVSVDRLAYLETLFGSRVELLYSNSLQIETVVPEADLLIGAVLVPGRRAPILVAQSLVAKMRPGSVIVDVAVDQGGCIETMRPTSHSYPTYVEAGVVHYGVPNMPGAVPWTATQALNNSTLPYVLKLANYGLAALDLDPVLAKGLNVQNQRLVHPAVQEMFSDLVH, encoded by the coding sequence ATGGAAATCGGCGTTCCCAAGGAAACAAAAGACCAAGAGTTTCGAGTGGGGTTGAGTCCAAGTAGTGTTCGCGTCCTGGCAGACAATGGGCATACCCTTTTTGTCGAAACCCAGGCTGGGATGGGAGCAGGCTTTACCGATGCTGACTATGTCCAAGTAGGAGCAAGAATTGTTCCCAGCGCCGAAGCCGCCTGGAATCGGGAGTTGGTGATTAAGGTCAAAGAACCGCTATCGCCGGAATATCAGTTTTTGCAAAAAGGCCAACTACTTTTTACCTACTTGCATTTAGCCGCCGATCGCGAACTGACTGAGCATTTGATCAGCTCTGGTGTGACTGCGATCGCCTATGAAACGGTAGAGACCCCAGATCGGAAATTGCCTTTGCTAACCCCCATGAGCATTATTGCTGGGCGGCTATCTGTACAGTTTGGAGCGCGATTTCTGGAGCGGCAACAAGGCGGACGCGGCGTTTTACTAGGAGGAGTGCCAGGTGTGCGTCCGGGGCAGGTAGTAATCTTGGGTGGAGGGGTGGTAGGAACTGAAGCCGCCCGTATTGCTGTGGGTTTAGGCGCTCAGGTGCAAATTTTAGATGTGAGTGTAGACCGTTTAGCTTATTTAGAAACTTTATTTGGTTCCCGTGTGGAACTGCTCTACAGCAACTCCTTACAAATTGAGACCGTTGTACCAGAAGCCGATTTGTTGATTGGGGCTGTGTTGGTGCCCGGTCGGCGTGCGCCCATTCTCGTGGCTCAGTCTTTGGTTGCCAAAATGCGGCCTGGTTCAGTGATCGTGGATGTGGCAGTGGATCAAGGCGGTTGCATCGAAACCATGCGGCCAACTTCCCATAGCTATCCCACCTACGTCGAGGCAGGAGTGGTTCATTATGGCGTACCGAATATGCCTGGAGCTGTGCCCTGGACCGCCACGCAAGCCCTCAACAACAGCACCTTACCCTACGTGCTGAAGCTGGCCAATTATGGCTTAGCCGCATTGGATTTAGACCCAGTTTTAGCTAAGGGTCTCAACGTGCAAAACCAGCGGCTAGTTCATCCTGCTGTGCAGGAAATGTTTTCTGATTTGGTGCATTGA
- the topA gene encoding type I DNA topoisomerase → MSTLVIVESPTKARTIRNYLPAGYRVEASMGHVRDLPQSASEIPANVKEEKWAKLGVNIESEFEPLYVVPKDKKKIVKALKDALKEADELILATDEDREGESISWHLLQLLQPKVPIKRMVFHEITQEAIKEALKNCRTVDEKLVRAQETRRILDRLVGYTLSPLLWKKIAWGLSAGRVQSVAVRLLVRRERQRRAFRQGTYWDLKASLEKDKSAFEARLVTLRGQRLATGSDFDEATGQIAAGRNVLLLNEAEARALQEQITNKPWTVSNIEERPVTRKPAPPFTTSTLQQESNRKLRLSARDTMRVAQSLYEQGFITYMRTDSVNLSQQAIAAARACVESMYGEAYLSPELRKYSTKSKGAQEAHEAIRPAGSSFRTPQETGLKGAEFQLYDLIWKRTVATQMAEARQTHITVQIQVEEAGFRASGKRIDFPGFFRAYVEGSDDPDAAIEDREVILPTLKVGDKPACKALEAIGHETQPPARYTEASLVKTLESEGIGRPSTYASIIGTIIDRGYAQMVSNALVPTFTAFAVTTLLEKHFPDLVDTSFTARMEQTLDEISTGEVKWLPYLKEFYLGKAGLETQVKEQESQIDPTEARTIELEDLAAKIRIGRYGAYLETEKDDAIVKATIPQDLTPADLDPAQVEVLLRQKTEGPDKLGLQPDTGEPIYLRIGPFGPYVQLGDLGETNAEPKRASLPKGVGMEDVTLEMAVGLLSLPRTLGTHPETSGRIQAGLGRFGPYVVHDQGKEGKEYRSLKAEDDVLTIPLDRALELLAEPKAGRRGARSKSKESLRSLGAHPADEEPINIYDGPYGPYIKHGKTNVSVPEDQAVESITLEAALELLGTKESTSKSGRKSTKAASGTKKSASKSASKSAAAKKETTKSETTKSETGTSQTKTRKATTKKSGTSSSKKKTSTLES, encoded by the coding sequence ATGTCAACCCTGGTCATTGTCGAATCTCCTACCAAAGCACGCACCATTCGCAACTACTTGCCCGCAGGCTACCGAGTGGAAGCGTCAATGGGACATGTGCGCGATCTGCCGCAATCGGCGAGCGAAATCCCCGCTAACGTCAAGGAAGAAAAATGGGCAAAGCTGGGAGTGAATATCGAATCGGAATTCGAGCCGCTCTATGTGGTGCCCAAAGACAAGAAAAAAATAGTCAAGGCTCTCAAAGACGCGCTCAAAGAAGCCGATGAGTTGATACTGGCAACGGACGAAGACCGCGAGGGAGAAAGCATTAGCTGGCATTTACTTCAGCTCTTGCAGCCCAAGGTGCCGATCAAGCGCATGGTGTTCCATGAGATCACCCAAGAAGCGATCAAGGAAGCGCTGAAAAATTGTCGCACTGTAGACGAGAAGCTAGTTCGGGCGCAGGAAACGCGGCGGATCTTAGATCGGTTGGTGGGCTATACCCTCTCGCCGTTGCTGTGGAAAAAAATTGCTTGGGGTTTGTCGGCTGGACGGGTGCAATCTGTAGCAGTGCGGCTTCTGGTGAGACGGGAGCGGCAGCGTCGGGCCTTCCGTCAAGGAACTTACTGGGATCTCAAAGCCAGCCTAGAAAAAGATAAAAGTGCGTTTGAAGCCCGACTGGTGACGCTGCGAGGTCAGCGCTTGGCGACAGGCAGCGACTTTGACGAAGCGACAGGGCAAATTGCGGCGGGTCGCAACGTCCTCTTGCTGAATGAAGCTGAAGCCAGAGCACTGCAAGAGCAAATCACTAACAAGCCTTGGACCGTTTCTAATATCGAAGAACGGCCTGTTACTCGCAAGCCTGCACCCCCCTTTACCACTTCTACTCTGCAACAGGAATCGAACCGCAAACTCCGCCTCTCGGCCAGGGATACAATGCGGGTGGCCCAAAGCCTCTATGAGCAAGGCTTTATCACCTACATGCGGACGGACTCAGTGAATTTGTCGCAGCAGGCGATCGCGGCAGCTCGAGCTTGTGTAGAAAGTATGTATGGTGAGGCTTATCTCAGCCCCGAACTCCGAAAATACTCCACCAAAAGCAAAGGGGCGCAAGAAGCCCACGAAGCGATTCGTCCCGCCGGAAGTAGTTTCCGCACTCCCCAAGAAACCGGACTGAAAGGGGCGGAATTTCAACTGTATGACTTGATTTGGAAGCGCACCGTCGCCACCCAAATGGCAGAAGCGCGTCAGACGCACATCACAGTGCAAATTCAGGTGGAAGAGGCGGGGTTCCGAGCTAGTGGTAAGCGCATCGACTTCCCTGGTTTCTTCCGGGCTTATGTTGAAGGTTCGGATGATCCCGACGCGGCGATCGAGGATCGCGAAGTGATTCTGCCCACGCTCAAGGTGGGTGACAAGCCCGCTTGCAAAGCTTTAGAGGCGATCGGTCACGAAACCCAACCTCCCGCTCGTTACACCGAAGCTTCTTTGGTGAAAACCTTGGAAAGTGAAGGGATTGGTCGGCCTAGCACCTACGCCAGCATTATCGGCACCATTATTGACCGGGGTTATGCTCAGATGGTCAGCAATGCCCTAGTGCCCACGTTTACTGCCTTTGCCGTCACCACGTTATTAGAAAAGCACTTCCCTGATCTGGTTGATACCAGCTTCACCGCTCGGATGGAGCAAACCCTGGATGAAATTTCCACAGGTGAGGTGAAGTGGTTGCCTTACCTCAAGGAGTTCTATCTCGGAAAAGCGGGTTTAGAAACGCAAGTTAAAGAACAGGAAAGTCAAATTGATCCCACAGAAGCCCGCACCATTGAGCTAGAAGATCTGGCGGCTAAAATCCGCATTGGTCGTTACGGTGCTTACCTGGAAACCGAGAAAGATGATGCGATCGTTAAAGCTACAATTCCTCAAGATTTAACGCCTGCTGACCTAGACCCTGCTCAAGTTGAGGTGCTACTGCGCCAAAAAACCGAGGGACCCGATAAGCTAGGGCTGCAACCTGACACGGGAGAGCCGATTTATCTACGCATTGGTCCCTTTGGTCCCTATGTCCAGTTGGGAGATTTGGGGGAAACCAATGCGGAGCCGAAGCGGGCTTCACTACCTAAAGGGGTGGGCATGGAGGATGTCACCCTAGAGATGGCGGTGGGCTTGTTGTCTCTCCCCCGCACCTTAGGCACTCACCCAGAGACAAGCGGCAGAATTCAAGCTGGGCTGGGACGATTTGGCCCTTATGTAGTGCATGACCAAGGGAAGGAAGGCAAAGAGTATCGCTCCTTAAAAGCGGAAGATGATGTACTGACGATTCCTCTAGACCGCGCTTTGGAATTGCTGGCTGAGCCAAAAGCAGGTCGCCGGGGTGCTCGTAGCAAATCTAAAGAATCGCTGCGATCGCTCGGTGCTCATCCTGCCGATGAGGAGCCGATCAATATTTACGATGGCCCCTATGGCCCTTACATCAAGCACGGCAAGACCAATGTCTCGGTGCCCGAAGACCAAGCGGTAGAGTCGATCACGTTAGAAGCGGCTCTGGAGCTATTAGGTACCAAGGAGTCAACCAGTAAGTCGGGGCGCAAGTCCACCAAGGCTGCCAGTGGCACGAAAAAGTCGGCAAGCAAGTCGGCAAGTAAGTCGGCAGCAGCTAAGAAAGAGACAACTAAGAGCGAGACAACTAAAAGCGAAACGGGCACCAGCCAAACCAAAACTCGCAAGGCTACCACGAAAAAATCAGGCACTAGTAGCTCTAAGAAGAAAACTTCAACCCTGGAGAGTTAA